From Brevibacillus marinus, a single genomic window includes:
- a CDS encoding YheC/YheD family protein: MPHIPTIIAAKQVNESEADLYLPQTAIRTLKIPAGPLAVQFGSRIGHAVVKGIRTATHSAIGPSLVRTLLLPVGVPIRIRYVAQERLLVFGPLISVLLSRYKTDNQANPFGIYTTFLHELASLCQLRGGIVCVFAPDDVNWDSQTVRGMIAKNGTWHRQTMPLPQCIYNRLSSREAEQSDQVAALIQRCHDRQIPFFNERFLNKWQVHQVLAAQPEAAAYLPDTVCYESVQELKQMLQQHRTIYAKPTNGSMGKGIVRISRRPQGYFMQQANGRTSRFPNALALHHALQKLKNGKAYLLQQSLSLIRAERRPADFRVLVQKNRSGQWAVTSLVARLGANSVVSNVARGGSIMSAMRALHLCGPWKEGTRPTPKMLKQAALRLAGLLDQALPGHYAEFGIDLGVDTSGRIWLLEVNSKPSKAENSLQQPGEAVDPPQQRRPRPSVRKLLEYTAYVSGFPYSGSPQRTFGVSTKKRSRR; this comes from the coding sequence ATGCCGCACATACCGACGATCATCGCAGCGAAACAGGTGAACGAGTCTGAGGCAGACCTTTATCTACCGCAAACAGCCATCCGCACCTTGAAGATACCTGCCGGACCGCTGGCTGTCCAGTTCGGCAGCCGGATCGGGCACGCCGTCGTCAAAGGAATCCGGACCGCCACCCATTCGGCCATTGGCCCGTCGCTTGTCCGGACGCTTTTGTTGCCGGTCGGGGTGCCGATTCGCATCCGTTACGTGGCCCAGGAACGCCTGCTTGTCTTCGGACCGCTGATCAGCGTTCTCCTCTCCCGCTACAAAACGGACAACCAGGCAAACCCGTTTGGCATCTATACGACGTTTTTGCACGAACTGGCCAGCCTGTGCCAGCTTCGCGGGGGGATTGTCTGTGTGTTTGCTCCGGACGACGTAAACTGGGACTCGCAAACGGTACGGGGAATGATCGCGAAAAACGGAACCTGGCACCGGCAAACCATGCCCTTGCCGCAGTGTATCTACAACCGTCTTTCCTCCCGCGAAGCGGAACAAAGCGATCAGGTGGCCGCGCTGATTCAGCGCTGCCATGATCGGCAGATCCCATTCTTCAACGAACGCTTTCTCAACAAATGGCAGGTCCATCAAGTGTTGGCGGCACAACCGGAAGCAGCCGCTTATTTGCCCGACACGGTTTGTTATGAAAGTGTACAGGAATTAAAACAGATGCTGCAACAACACCGAACCATTTACGCCAAACCGACAAACGGCAGCATGGGCAAAGGCATTGTCCGCATCAGCCGGCGCCCCCAGGGGTATTTTATGCAGCAGGCCAACGGGCGCACCAGCCGTTTCCCGAATGCGCTGGCGCTGCACCATGCCCTGCAAAAACTGAAGAACGGCAAAGCGTATCTCCTGCAGCAAAGTTTGTCGCTGATCCGTGCCGAGCGGCGTCCCGCCGATTTCCGCGTTCTGGTGCAAAAAAACAGAAGCGGTCAATGGGCCGTCACCTCCCTGGTTGCCCGGCTCGGCGCGAACAGCGTGGTCTCCAATGTTGCCCGCGGCGGCAGCATCATGTCGGCGATGCGGGCGCTGCACCTCTGCGGTCCCTGGAAGGAGGGAACCCGCCCCACGCCAAAGATGTTAAAGCAAGCAGCCCTCCGTCTGGCCGGTTTGCTCGATCAAGCGCTCCCCGGACATTACGCGGAATTCGGAATTGATTTGGGAGTCGATACAAGCGGACGGATTTGGCTGCTGGAAGTGAACAGCAAGCCTTCCAAAGCGGAAAATTCCCTGCAGCAGCCCGGGGAAGCGGTTGATCCCCCCCAGCAGCGTCGCCCACGGCCATCCGTCCGCAAATTGCTGGAATACACGGCCTACGTAAGCGGGTTCCCCTATTCGGGTTCCCCCCAACGGACGTTCGGAGTCTCTACCAAAAAAAGAAGCCGCAGGTGA
- a CDS encoding C40 family peptidase, translating into MAKARQRAWIRKSSVAVVLGTSLLMMGQGGYAAASASPTQVVQLANDLVGTPYQSSANGPQAFDSAGYVAYVFDKLGVDLPDSLSGLYKSGSPVATSEIQPGDVLFFRSGSGASLNYAGIYLGDQRFAYASRSQGKVIVKDYASAADQLAGARRYIEVEQPADRTPPQETTDSSPVSEFSGKVTSYAKAELGKPYQSGGNGPNGFDSAGFVAYVLGKAGVQADDSISALFKMGQAVTRDQIQAGDVLFFSSGSAASLDYTGIYVGEGKFLYASRSQGKVVEQSFAKVADRFAGARRITEKDSLKQPQPGQPDNGAVTKPSQPQEKPQQPQQPKETASALADRIIATGERFLGTPYKFGAEYEDSGRFDCSSFTQYVYGLNGIKLPRTSRQQATVGTAISKSELRKGDLVFFRSSGSSSDRITHVAIYAGNDRLLHTYGSPGVTYTKFSGTSWEDRVVTMRRVLP; encoded by the coding sequence ATGGCAAAAGCGAGACAACGAGCGTGGATCAGAAAATCGTCGGTAGCTGTAGTGCTTGGTACATCTCTGCTGATGATGGGACAAGGTGGGTATGCGGCGGCATCCGCTTCGCCGACCCAAGTGGTCCAACTGGCGAATGATTTGGTCGGCACCCCGTATCAGTCTTCGGCCAACGGTCCGCAAGCGTTTGATTCCGCCGGATATGTCGCGTACGTGTTTGACAAGCTGGGCGTAGACCTGCCCGACAGCCTTTCCGGATTATACAAATCTGGCAGTCCGGTAGCCACGAGCGAGATTCAGCCGGGCGACGTTCTGTTCTTCCGCTCCGGTTCAGGCGCATCGCTCAACTACGCGGGCATCTATCTTGGAGATCAGCGTTTCGCCTATGCGTCCCGCAGCCAAGGGAAAGTAATCGTCAAAGATTACGCGAGTGCGGCAGATCAGCTGGCGGGAGCGCGCCGCTACATAGAAGTCGAACAGCCTGCAGACCGTACCCCGCCTCAAGAAACTACGGACTCATCGCCGGTTTCCGAATTTTCCGGCAAAGTGACGAGTTATGCCAAAGCGGAGTTGGGAAAACCTTATCAATCCGGCGGCAATGGGCCGAATGGATTTGACTCCGCCGGTTTTGTCGCGTATGTCCTCGGGAAGGCAGGCGTGCAGGCGGACGACAGCATCTCTGCCTTGTTTAAAATGGGACAAGCTGTCACGCGCGACCAGATCCAAGCTGGCGATGTTTTGTTCTTCTCCTCCGGCTCCGCAGCTTCCCTCGACTACACCGGCATCTACGTAGGAGAAGGCAAGTTCCTGTACGCCTCGCGCAGTCAGGGGAAAGTGGTGGAACAGTCTTTTGCGAAGGTGGCGGACCGTTTTGCCGGCGCCCGCCGCATCACGGAAAAAGATTCGCTTAAACAGCCGCAGCCCGGCCAGCCGGACAACGGTGCGGTGACGAAGCCGAGCCAGCCGCAGGAAAAACCGCAGCAGCCGCAGCAGCCGAAGGAGACGGCTAGCGCACTGGCGGACCGGATCATTGCCACGGGTGAGCGTTTTCTCGGCACGCCGTACAAGTTTGGCGCCGAATATGAGGATTCGGGCAGGTTTGACTGCTCCAGCTTCACCCAGTATGTGTACGGCTTGAACGGCATTAAACTGCCCCGCACTTCCCGGCAGCAGGCCACGGTTGGCACGGCGATTTCCAAGAGCGAACTGCGCAAGGGAGACCTCGTGTTCTTCCGTTCCTCCGGCAGTTCTTCCGATCGGATCACGCATGTCGCGATCTATGCCGGAAATGACCGACTGCTGCACACTTACGGCAGTCCGGGCGTCACGTACACCAAGTTTAGCGGCACGTCCTGGGAGGATCGCGTGGTCACGATGCGCCGCGTCCTGCCGTAA
- a CDS encoding YheC/YheD family protein has translation METIRVRLRFLAYPNEVGIILPLQLCQKLQLRPRQKIVVSLGKREVTATVYQNRKLPESNVVKVTSALKQKLGIPHTGLIHLKREDDTLRIGPSIGIVTTGVTNNPEKPIGLRTAFFQKLLKAQEGKGVFFFIFSPQDVDWDQHLVRGWFLRPTKQGRYTWRPLTTAMPDVVYDRIPSRAAEKQDIVQAFKLRLAHEENLPMFNRGFFDKWGVYKLLSPLPEVNEHIPETHLSPSLETLRSMLRKYQMVYLKPINGSLGYGIVKVRYLPNRGFEVSYHNGSSPVRRIFKKLLPLYQHVFRTRRKRSYLIQQGIQLCTYQGRPFDFRVHLHKNQQNNWVVSCMAAKVAGAGSVTTHVRTGGMVMPGEEILEYLFGPQWQVVEERIRNAAVRLSTAIEEAQGIPLGELGLDIGIDTHGHVWMFEANSKPGRSIFKHSRLRQADEMSLGLIVDYSCYLANF, from the coding sequence ATGGAAACCATTAGGGTGCGGCTACGCTTCCTCGCTTATCCGAACGAAGTCGGGATCATCCTGCCGCTTCAGCTGTGTCAGAAACTGCAGCTTCGGCCCCGCCAGAAAATTGTCGTATCCCTTGGCAAACGGGAAGTGACAGCGACCGTTTACCAAAACCGAAAACTACCGGAAAGCAACGTGGTCAAGGTGACCAGCGCATTAAAGCAGAAGTTGGGCATTCCGCACACGGGCCTCATTCACCTCAAGCGAGAAGACGATACCCTGCGCATCGGTCCCTCGATCGGCATCGTCACCACCGGGGTGACGAACAACCCGGAAAAGCCGATCGGCCTGCGCACCGCTTTTTTTCAAAAGCTGTTGAAGGCTCAGGAAGGAAAAGGTGTCTTTTTCTTTATCTTCTCACCGCAAGATGTCGATTGGGATCAGCACCTGGTGAGAGGCTGGTTCCTCAGACCGACCAAACAGGGGCGCTACACCTGGCGGCCCTTGACGACCGCCATGCCGGACGTGGTGTACGACAGGATCCCTTCCCGGGCCGCAGAAAAACAGGATATTGTGCAGGCGTTCAAACTGCGCCTCGCGCATGAGGAAAACCTGCCGATGTTCAACCGCGGCTTTTTTGACAAATGGGGGGTCTACAAACTGCTCTCCCCGCTCCCCGAAGTAAACGAACACATACCCGAGACGCACCTCTCTCCCTCGCTCGAAACCTTACGCTCCATGCTGCGCAAATACCAGATGGTCTACCTGAAGCCGATCAACGGCAGCCTCGGCTACGGCATCGTCAAAGTGCGCTATCTGCCGAACCGCGGCTTTGAAGTCTCGTACCACAACGGCTCCAGTCCTGTCCGCCGGATCTTCAAAAAACTGCTCCCGCTTTACCAACACGTGTTTCGCACCCGCCGCAAACGATCCTATCTCATCCAGCAGGGCATCCAGCTGTGCACCTACCAGGGACGCCCCTTTGATTTTCGCGTCCACCTGCACAAGAACCAGCAGAACAACTGGGTTGTTTCCTGCATGGCGGCCAAGGTGGCCGGTGCCGGCAGCGTCACCACCCACGTTCGCACCGGCGGAATGGTCATGCCGGGCGAAGAAATTCTCGAGTATTTGTTTGGTCCGCAGTGGCAGGTGGTGGAAGAACGCATCCGCAACGCGGCCGTTCGCCTCTCCACCGCAATCGAGGAAGCCCAAGGCATACCGCTGGGCGAACTGGGATTGGACATCGGGATCGACACGCACGGCCACGTCTGGATGTTCGAGGCCAACTCCAAGCCGGGCCGTTCCATCTTTAAGCACTCCCGCCTGCGGCAGGCCGATGAAATGTCGCTCGGTTTGATCGTCGATTACAGCTGTTATCTGGCCAACTTTTAA
- a CDS encoding DUF445 domain-containing protein, with protein MSEWLTAVVTVIIGAIIGGFTNHLAVRMLFRPYRPWMLGRFRVPFTPGLIPRRREELGRQMGHLVEHYLLTPEGIKRALADGGIEEVIKDRLTGYLEEQLANERTLRDLLNRYAPAALADDGRLCPALREQLQERWEEWRRQWLGRVGEKRLRDVLPAGAAAACDRAAASLAELLLARLREYLRSPEGVEQIRTMLRGLLGGGMLGGVVGMFLADDKLVGRLLPQIDAWLDSPRLADQLSAVMRREADKWLDKRVQEVLEGIGEPQLDDWNRQVFAWLQEQSDRLLAKPLGELLGPLAERLRTEWIPRLAQWIVRMLAENLERLLRKLEITQIVARQVEGFPLKRVEEMIIGITGKEFRMITLLGYLLGGAIGLGQAVLNLLW; from the coding sequence ATGAGCGAGTGGCTGACGGCTGTTGTAACGGTGATCATCGGAGCGATCATCGGCGGTTTTACCAATCACCTGGCTGTCCGCATGTTGTTTCGTCCCTATCGGCCCTGGATGTTGGGCCGCTTCCGCGTACCGTTCACGCCTGGTTTAATCCCGCGGCGGCGGGAGGAATTGGGGCGGCAAATGGGCCATTTGGTCGAGCATTATTTGCTCACGCCGGAAGGCATCAAACGGGCACTGGCTGACGGCGGCATCGAAGAGGTGATCAAAGACCGGCTGACCGGCTACCTGGAGGAACAGCTGGCAAACGAGCGGACGCTGCGCGATCTGCTCAACCGTTACGCCCCCGCCGCGCTGGCCGATGATGGCCGCTTGTGCCCTGCCCTGCGTGAGCAGCTGCAGGAGCGCTGGGAAGAATGGCGCAGGCAGTGGCTCGGCCGGGTGGGGGAGAAACGGCTGCGGGACGTTTTGCCGGCGGGAGCGGCGGCTGCCTGCGATCGGGCGGCCGCTTCGCTGGCTGAGCTGCTGCTGGCCCGCCTGCGCGAATACCTGCGCTCCCCCGAGGGGGTGGAGCAGATTCGCACGATGCTGCGCGGATTGCTGGGCGGCGGTATGCTCGGCGGGGTCGTCGGCATGTTTCTCGCTGACGACAAGCTGGTGGGCAGGCTTCTTCCGCAAATCGACGCCTGGTTGGACAGCCCCCGGCTCGCTGACCAGCTGTCCGCTGTGATGCGCCGGGAAGCGGACAAATGGTTGGACAAGCGCGTCCAAGAGGTGTTGGAGGGGATCGGAGAACCGCAGTTGGACGACTGGAACCGGCAGGTGTTCGCCTGGCTGCAGGAGCAAAGCGACCGCTTGCTGGCCAAGCCGCTCGGCGAGCTGCTTGGCCCGCTGGCGGAGCGGCTGCGGACAGAGTGGATTCCGCGCCTGGCGCAATGGATCGTGCGGATGCTTGCGGAGAATCTGGAGCGGCTCTTGCGCAAACTGGAGATTACGCAGATTGTCGCGCGGCAGGTAGAAGGATTCCCGCTGAAGCGGGTAGAAGAAATGATTATCGGCATCACCGGAAAAGAGTTCCGCATGATCACGCTGCTCGGGTATCTGCTCGGCGGAGCGATCGGCTTGGGGCAAGCGGTGCTCAACCTGTTATGGTAA
- a CDS encoding metal-dependent hydrolase, with the protein MEIRYHGHSCVEIATGEHRLLIDPFLSNNPLAQVKPEEIKADYILITHGHHDHIGDAVQIAKANQATVIANYELATYLAWQGVQTHGMHIGGAHTFPFGRVKLTQAFHGTGYQPGDKQELIYLGMPAGILLTIAGKTIYHAGDTGLFGDMKLIGERNQIDLAFLPIGDNFTMGPEDAVYAAQLLQAKLVVPVHYNTFPLIRQDGQAFVQQLAEAGLSGKALAPGEVITL; encoded by the coding sequence ATGGAGATTCGTTATCACGGACATAGCTGTGTGGAAATCGCCACGGGTGAACACCGCTTGCTGATTGATCCGTTTTTGTCCAACAATCCGCTGGCCCAGGTCAAACCGGAAGAGATCAAAGCGGATTACATCCTGATCACCCACGGTCACCACGATCATATCGGTGATGCGGTCCAGATCGCCAAGGCAAACCAGGCGACGGTGATCGCCAACTACGAGCTGGCCACCTATTTGGCCTGGCAGGGCGTCCAGACGCACGGCATGCACATCGGCGGCGCGCACACCTTTCCCTTCGGGCGCGTCAAACTGACGCAGGCATTCCACGGTACGGGTTACCAGCCGGGTGACAAGCAAGAACTGATCTATTTGGGAATGCCCGCGGGAATCCTGCTGACCATCGCGGGCAAGACGATTTACCATGCGGGAGACACGGGATTGTTCGGCGACATGAAGTTGATCGGCGAGCGGAACCAGATCGATCTGGCCTTCCTGCCGATCGGCGACAACTTCACGATGGGACCGGAGGACGCCGTTTATGCGGCTCAGCTGCTGCAGGCGAAGCTGGTCGTACCGGTTCACTACAACACGTTCCCGCTGATCCGGCAGGATGGCCAGGCGTTCGTCCAGCAGCTGGCAGAAGCGGGTCTGTCCG
- a CDS encoding DUF423 domain-containing protein yields the protein MAAVFLAIGSIAAFLAVALGAFGAHVLKRRLSAQMLANFQTGVQYHMIHAVALLVLGGLWRSWGDLPLFPYAGWFFLAGIILFSGSLYALSLSGVKKLGAITPLGGLCFLAGWLCLALAGLAGA from the coding sequence ATGGCAGCTGTCTTTCTGGCAATCGGAAGCATCGCCGCTTTCCTTGCCGTCGCCTTGGGAGCGTTTGGCGCGCACGTCCTCAAGCGCAGGCTGTCCGCGCAAATGCTGGCGAACTTTCAAACCGGTGTCCAGTACCACATGATCCACGCGGTTGCCCTGCTCGTGCTTGGCGGCTTGTGGCGGTCATGGGGGGATTTGCCCCTTTTCCCATATGCCGGCTGGTTCTTCCTCGCCGGGATCATCCTGTTTTCGGGCAGTTTGTACGCGTTGAGTTTGAGCGGGGTGAAGAAGCTGGGCGCGATTACGCCGTTGGGCGGGCTCTGCTTTTTGGCCGGCTGGCTCTGCCTCGCGCTGGCCGGACTGGCAGGCGCCTGA
- a CDS encoding GNAT family N-acetyltransferase — protein sequence MRVLTLTPSLLQRNRPQLLAFVRQNGDSRITRKAVQWLETATLEPQAAGTLILVALADKKLVGLFAIAAHGLEEALLVVHRAWRRRGIGKLLCQASQQHLTKLYVRVALDNTASLRCFLQSGFVGVQLIDGPTGKPTLCLASGAWSRADLPAVP from the coding sequence ATGAGAGTGCTGACGCTCACGCCCTCGCTTTTGCAGCGCAATCGCCCGCAGCTTTTGGCGTTCGTGCGGCAGAACGGGGACAGCCGGATCACCCGCAAAGCGGTGCAGTGGCTGGAAACGGCCACGCTGGAACCCCAGGCAGCAGGGACGCTCATCCTCGTCGCACTGGCCGATAAAAAACTGGTGGGGCTGTTTGCGATCGCTGCCCATGGTCTCGAGGAAGCGCTGCTCGTCGTCCACCGCGCCTGGCGCAGACGCGGCATCGGCAAACTGCTGTGTCAGGCGAGCCAGCAGCACCTGACCAAGCTTTACGTGCGGGTGGCCCTCGATAACACGGCGAGCTTGCGCTGTTTTTTGCAGAGCGGATTCGTTGGCGTGCAGCTGATCGACGGACCGACCGGCAAACCCACCCTCTGCCTGGCCAGCGGCGCGTGGAGCAGAGCGGATCTGCCGGCTGTTCCCTAG
- a CDS encoding YlbF family regulator, whose product MNYDKAYALAREIKASEEYRAYAAQQAKVASDPDARRMLEDFRQRQAGVELRRLKGESISQEELEQLQRLFETINLHGEIRQLFACEQRLIQLMQDIQRIIAEPFAELLGSPKS is encoded by the coding sequence ATGAACTACGACAAAGCCTATGCTTTGGCCCGAGAGATCAAGGCAAGTGAAGAATATCGCGCCTATGCGGCACAGCAGGCCAAAGTGGCGAGCGACCCGGATGCCCGGCGGATGCTGGAAGATTTCCGCCAGCGGCAGGCGGGGGTGGAGCTGCGGCGGCTGAAGGGGGAGAGCATCTCCCAAGAGGAGCTGGAACAGCTGCAGCGCTTGTTTGAAACGATCAACCTGCATGGGGAAATTCGCCAGCTTTTTGCCTGCGAGCAACGACTCATCCAGCTGATGCAGGACATTCAGCGGATCATTGCCGAACCGTTTGCAGAGCTGCTTGGCTCGCCAAAATCCTAA
- a CDS encoding YheC/YheD family protein yields the protein MASNQNKTLGIMALVKRDEPRFPEKGYYQKLTEIGRKHGIRVFVFSPRQADFARRQVVGFEYHKGQWRRKLFPFPAVVYDRCFISASYRHYKPFIERLQKDPQVIFMGLGLSGKWEVHQILLQSPQLAPYLPETLPFSMQSFFSLLKRDGTTILKPAVGTHGAGVIRIDTSPTSYSIIGRDHRNQPFTRRMKTLAAVKRFVRRFTLGRTFLVQSYLSLHTPAGDPYDVRVLVQKNEAGNWVTTGKAVRIGNSNITSNLHGGGKAIPLAAFLNRYFSAEKRTAIEQQIDEIVRILPPFLEEHHGRLTELGIDIGIDTKGNVWIIEVNSRPGRSVFRLTNDRDARIRSVTLPVKYAQYLMKIV from the coding sequence ATGGCGAGCAACCAAAATAAAACACTGGGCATCATGGCGTTGGTCAAACGGGATGAACCGCGTTTTCCGGAAAAAGGATACTACCAAAAACTGACGGAGATCGGCCGCAAGCACGGCATCCGCGTCTTCGTCTTTTCCCCGCGACAAGCCGATTTCGCCCGTAGACAAGTTGTGGGCTTTGAATACCACAAGGGCCAATGGCGCCGCAAGCTGTTTCCCTTTCCTGCCGTGGTGTACGACCGCTGTTTCATCAGCGCATCCTACCGTCACTATAAGCCATTTATCGAGCGCTTGCAAAAAGATCCGCAAGTCATCTTCATGGGTCTCGGTCTCTCCGGCAAATGGGAAGTGCACCAAATCCTCCTGCAGTCGCCACAGCTCGCCCCCTACCTCCCCGAGACCCTGCCGTTTTCCATGCAGTCGTTTTTCAGCTTGTTGAAGCGGGACGGGACGACCATCCTCAAACCCGCAGTCGGCACCCATGGAGCAGGCGTGATTCGCATTGACACCAGCCCAACATCCTACTCCATCATCGGCCGCGACCATCGGAATCAACCCTTTACCAGGCGGATGAAAACCCTCGCCGCTGTGAAACGGTTTGTCCGCCGTTTTACTTTGGGCCGCACATTTTTGGTGCAATCATACTTAAGCTTGCATACACCTGCAGGAGACCCCTATGATGTGCGCGTTCTGGTGCAAAAAAACGAAGCCGGAAATTGGGTGACGACCGGTAAAGCGGTCCGGATCGGGAACAGCAACATTACCTCCAACCTGCACGGAGGCGGCAAGGCGATACCGCTGGCCGCCTTTCTCAACCGTTACTTTTCCGCGGAAAAACGGACGGCGATTGAACAGCAAATCGACGAAATCGTCCGCATCTTGCCGCCCTTTTTGGAAGAACACCACGGACGTCTGACCGAATTGGGCATCGACATCGGGATCGATACAAAGGGAAATGTCTGGATTATCGAAGTAAACAGCAGACCGGGCCGCAGTGTGTTCCGCCTCACCAACGACCGGGACGCTCGCATCCGCTCCGTCACACTGCCGGTCAAATACGCACAATATCTCATGAAGATCGTGTAG
- a CDS encoding glutaredoxin family protein yields the protein MMKAIVYTSSTCTFCKQVKQYLQEQNLPYEERNIDENPAYGEELARMGIMSVPLTVIGEKQILGFNPGRIQKAIAELANRVEQ from the coding sequence ATGATGAAAGCAATTGTTTACACCAGTTCGACCTGCACATTTTGCAAGCAGGTGAAACAGTACCTCCAGGAGCAGAATCTCCCCTATGAGGAGCGCAACATCGACGAAAATCCCGCTTATGGCGAAGAACTGGCGCGGATGGGCATCATGTCGGTGCCGCTCACGGTAATCGGCGAGAAACAGATCCTCGGCTTCAACCCGGGCCGCATCCAAAAAGCGATTGCCGAACTTGCCAATCGTGTGGAACAATAA
- a CDS encoding YheC/YheD family protein: MRQSRSGWLTILPSGRWYLQAPKENLRLLLMAGRRKWVSAKLGPFHVSKRIHISRAPFTRGRIRIKVRWSYNNHQLTIGPLIGILTVSDGSGFRGNKENFKDIFLSGKRLGGIVFVFTPENINWNSKVVRGYLYDEKLDSWIEHQLPFPHVVYNRIPTRKLEKKNVVSDTIKQLASFENVTFFNPSFFNKRVIFRILENIPDVSGFLPETSKLDSFAQLKSFTARHAFVYLKPVLGKAGEGIMRLEKEKRRWKLRQVQDQRAISHYFSSLRSLWKFLQKKIRGKRYIIQQGIPLAHYKGRPFDVRVLVQKNGSGQWGVTGIGIRRAGAGSITTHVPRGGSIQSTDRVLAELFQEQAEAVRQQVEKTALTIAAALNEKIEHLAEMSMDLGLTSEGKLWFFEANAKPEKFDEPNIRKGSLSNLIRYSQYVSKLGEGKGANAG; the protein is encoded by the coding sequence ATGCGACAATCGCGTTCTGGGTGGCTGACGATACTTCCCTCCGGACGCTGGTACCTGCAGGCACCAAAAGAAAATCTGCGCCTGCTCTTGATGGCCGGACGGCGGAAGTGGGTGTCCGCCAAACTGGGGCCGTTTCACGTGAGCAAACGGATTCACATCAGCCGGGCTCCTTTTACCCGTGGGCGCATCCGCATCAAAGTCCGCTGGTCGTACAACAATCATCAGCTGACGATCGGCCCGCTGATCGGCATCCTCACCGTGAGCGACGGCAGCGGCTTTCGCGGCAATAAGGAAAATTTCAAAGACATTTTCTTGTCGGGCAAACGGCTGGGCGGGATTGTCTTTGTGTTTACGCCGGAGAACATCAACTGGAACAGCAAAGTTGTGCGCGGCTATCTCTACGACGAGAAGCTGGACAGCTGGATCGAGCATCAGCTGCCATTTCCCCACGTCGTCTACAACCGGATTCCCACGCGCAAGCTGGAGAAGAAAAACGTCGTAAGCGATACGATTAAACAGTTGGCTTCATTTGAAAATGTGACCTTTTTCAATCCCAGCTTTTTTAACAAACGGGTGATTTTCCGCATCCTGGAAAACATTCCGGACGTAAGCGGCTTCCTGCCGGAAACGAGCAAGCTCGATTCGTTCGCGCAGTTGAAGTCGTTCACCGCGCGTCACGCCTTCGTCTACCTGAAGCCGGTGCTCGGCAAGGCGGGCGAGGGAATCATGCGGCTGGAAAAAGAAAAACGACGCTGGAAACTGCGTCAGGTACAGGATCAACGAGCGATCAGCCATTATTTTTCCTCGCTTAGATCGTTATGGAAATTTTTGCAAAAAAAGATAAGAGGAAAACGCTACATCATCCAGCAGGGAATCCCCCTGGCCCATTACAAGGGGCGGCCGTTTGACGTCCGCGTACTCGTGCAAAAAAACGGCAGCGGGCAGTGGGGCGTGACCGGCATCGGCATTCGCCGGGCGGGGGCCGGCAGCATCACCACCCATGTGCCGCGCGGCGGGTCGATCCAGTCAACCGATCGCGTGCTGGCCGAGCTGTTCCAGGAGCAGGCCGAAGCCGTCCGCCAGCAGGTGGAAAAGACCGCACTCACGATTGCCGCTGCACTCAATGAAAAAATCGAACACCTGGCCGAGATGTCCATGGATTTGGGCTTGACCAGCGAAGGCAAACTTTGGTTCTTTGAAGCGAACGCCAAACCGGAAAAATTCGACGAACCCAACATCCGCAAAGGCTCGCTGTCCAACTTGATCCGCTATAGCCAATATGTGTCGAAGCTGGGCGAAGGGAAAGGAGCGAACGCCGGATGA